The Hemiscyllium ocellatum isolate sHemOce1 chromosome 46, sHemOce1.pat.X.cur, whole genome shotgun sequence genome segment tagcacatctctgcttttatattccaaccctcttgagataaggtagataggatagcgaagaaggcgtttggtatgctttcctttattggtcagagtattgagtacaggagttgggaggtcatgttgcggctgtacaggacattggttagaccactgttggaatattgcgtgcaattctggtctccttcctatcggaaagatattgtgaaacttgaaagggttcagaaaagatttacaaggatgttgtcagggttggagggtttgagctacagggagaagctgaacagactggagcgtcggaggctgaggggtgaccttatagaggtttacaaaattatgaggggcatggataggataaatagacaaagtcttttccctggggttggggagttcagaactagagggtataggtttagggtgagaggggaaagataaaaaaagagacctaagggacaactttttcacgcagagggtggtacgtgtatggaatgagctgccagaggatgtggtggaggctggtacaatgacaacatttaagaggcatttggatgggtatatgaataggaagggtttggagggatatgggccgggtgctggcaggtgggacgagattgggttgggatatctggtcggcatggacgggttgggccgaagggtctgtttccgtgctgtacatctctatgactctgtctctctgttaaGATCTTTGAGTAAAGATTTCATCATTGTTCCTATGACTGATACCAACTGGTGCCCTGGACTTTTCCTTACACAGTGTTTTTAAACTCGTGGAGTACAGCTTCTGCCATGTTTTCCCAGATTGCTTTAATAATCCTAAACGTAAGCCAATTGGACGAGCCTTtttttgtggggggaggggggaggcaaTGTTTCGTGACTTGGAAACTGTACCTCTCTCAGTCTGCCAGGGGCTGTGGTCCTGCCTTCCAGAACCTTCCGTCGACACGACTGGAAAATATTCACAATATTCTCAGAGGACTGGATTCGGGATCTGATCAAACCAGGTGCACTTCTTAAGAGTCCAGCACCTCTCCTTCTGTAATagggacacttttcaagatatcgctATTTGTTTCTCTAGCAGgtgggggcaagatttaaaagggacgaaggggaaatttctttcacacagagggtggtgcgcgtatggaatgagctgccagaggaagcagtgggacaattacaatatttaaaagggatctcgtaggggacatgaacaggaaggctTTAAGAGGGACACAGGCCAAGCCCTGGGAAAGGCAGAACAAGTTCAGTTTGCTAAGAGACTCAGACAGTactgacacagacccttcggcctaacttgtccatgctgaccagacatcctaaactgaACCCATCCCGGcaatatcccgccaaacccttcctattcctggaGCGGTCCAAACACCCTGgaaatgttgtaatagtaccagcctccgtcatttcctcaggcagctcagtgCATACACACAGCCGTCTCGGCGCACACATCAGCCCCAGACTGGTATACAGCCCAGAGTGAGCGGCCGTTAGACAGGGACATGCTTGGGTATAGGAACAGCCGTGAAAGACCATCGCTAGCATTCCCGTTTCTCACCCGGGAAATCCTCTCGCTGTCAGGAAAAGCCTTCCCGTTGGAAGGTGGGCTGAAATCAAGTCACGGGGACCGGGATAGATTTGGGATCACTTGGATGGGGGGGGCAGCCAGGGTGGGGGTTAGATCTGACGCTGCCAGCAATTCCGTCCACCCGACGGGCCGGGCGATGGGAGTGGAGTCGGCAGAGTAACTCAAGGAGGCTGGGGGAGCTGGCACAGCGCCCCTGCCATTCCCAAAATGACAGGCTCCAGCAGTCGGCAAGCCTTACCTCTCGCCCGAAAGTCCGACATGTAGGAGCCCTGATCGGATCGCGCCGTGGAGCCCCAGAACGTACCTGAAAGATAACAGGCAGTGTTCAGACAGGTACACCTCAATCCCCCAGCCCTGAGAGATAACAGGCAGTGTTCAGACAGGTACACCTCAATCCCCCGGCCCTGAGAGATAACAGGCAGTGTTCAGACAGGTACACCTCAATCCCCCGGCCCTGAGAGATAACAGGCAGTGTTCAGACACATACACCTCAATCCCCCGGCCCTGAGAGATAACAGGCAGTGTTCAGACACGTACACCTCAATCCCCAGGCCCTGAGAGATAACAGGCAGTGTTCAGACAGGTACACCTCGATCCCCTGGCCCTGAGAGATAACAGGCAGTGTTCAGACACGTACACCTCAATCCCCCGGCCCTGAGAGATAACAGGCAGTGTTCAGACATGTCCACCTCAATCCCCCAGCCCTGAGAGATAACAGGCAGTGTTCAGACAGGTACACATCAATCCCCCGGCCCTGAGAGATAACAGGCAGTGTTCAGACAGGTACACCTCAATCCCCCAGCCCTGAGAGATAACAGGCAGTGTTCAGATACGTATAGTTCAATCCCCCAGCCCTGAGAGATAACAGGCAGTGTTCAGACAGGTACACCTCAATCCCCAGGCCCTGAGAGATAACAGGCAGTGTTCAGACATGTCCACCTCAATCCCCCAGCCCTGAGAGATAACAGGCAGTGTTCAGACATGTACACCTCAATCCCCCGGCCCTGAGAGATAACAGGCAATGTTCAGACACGTACACCTCAATCCCCCGGCCCTGAGAGATAACAGGCAGTGTTCAGACAGGTACACCTCAATCCCCCGGCCCTGAGAGATAACAGGCAGTGTTCAGACAGGTACACCTCAATCCCCCGGCCCTGAGAGATAACAGGCAATGTTCAGACAGGTACACCTCAATCCCCCGGCCCTGAGAGATAACAGGCAGTGTTCAGACACGTACACCTCAATCCCCCGGCCCTGAGAGATAACAGGCAGTGTTCAGACACGTACACCTCAATCCCCCGGCCCTGAAACCCTGCCGATACACCTCTGCACTTGCTGTGAAAAAACACTGCCAATGATATCTCCGTTTGTTTGTTTGAGAGTCCCTGCTCCATTTGTAACTCGTTCATGTACTAATGACTCATTACATCACAGGACGAGGGGGGGAACCAGCAACTGAAAAgggtcctgggagggtttgatggggacagtgtagagggagttttactctgtatctaaccccgtgctgtccttgtcctgggagggttgatgggggacagtgtagagggatctttactctgtatctaaccccgtgctgcccctgtcctggggagtgtttgatgggggacagtgtagaggcagctttactctgtatctaaccccgtgctgtccctgtcctggggagtgtttgatgggggacagtgtagagggagctttactctgtgctGTTGCGAGGTAACAGTGATTTGAAATGGGGATGTGTCTTGATGAGCAGAGTCTCTCGGTGACGGGGCGAGGAGGGaggggcagggtgggggtggaCATACTGGAGGAGTCGAAGCCACTTGCGTCGCTCGTGTTCAGGGGCTGGTTGCCGCTGGGCCAGAGGGTACCAGCTGCCGAGTGGGTGGGGGTGCTGGAATACACCTGCTGCTGCCCACTCTCCATGGCGACACCGCGAGAGCCCGTCATGCGTCTCCTCATCGTCCCTGGGCCCGGAGCGAACGAGGTCTgcagctggggggaggggagagagggggggtgcgagagagggggggtgcgcgagagggggggtgcgagagagggggggtgcgagagagggggggtgcgagagagggggggtgcgagagagggggggtgcgagagagggggggtgcgagagagggggggtgcgagagaggggggggtgcgagagagggggggtgagagagagggggggtgcgagagagggggggtgagagagagggggggtgagagagagggggggtgcgagagagagggggtgtgcgagagagggggggtgcgagagagggggggtgcgagagagggggggtgcgagagagggggggtgcgagagagggggggtgcgagagagggggggtgcgagagagggggggtgcgagagagggggggtgcgagagagggggggtgcgagagagggggggtgcgagagagggggggtgcgagagagggggggtgcgagagagggggggtgcgagagagggggggtgcgagagagggggggtgcgagagagggggggtgcgagagagggggggtgcgagagagggggggtgcgagagagggggggtgcgagagaggggggtgcgagagacgggggtgcgagagagggggtgtgcgagagagggggggtgcgagagacgggggtgcgagagagggggggtgcgagagagggggggtgcgagagagggggggtgcgagagagggggggtgcgagagaggggggggtgcgagagagggggggtgcgagagagggggggtgcgagagagggggtgtgcgagagaggggggtgcgagagacgggggtgcgagagagggggggtgcgagagagggggggtgcgagagagaggggggtgcgagagagtggggggtgcaagagagagggggtgtgcgagagagaggggtggtgcgagagagagggggggtgcgagagaggggggtgCGAGAGGGGGGGTGCGAGAGGGGGGGGTGCGAGAGACGGGGGTGCGAGAGGGGGGGGTGCGAGGGGGGGGGTGCGAGAGGGGGGGGGTGCGAGAGGGGGGGGGTGCGAGAGGGGGGGGTGCGAGAGGGGGGGGGTGCGAGGGGGGGGGTGCGAGAGGGGGGGGTGCGAgaggggggggtgcggggggggtgCGAGGGGGGGGTGCGAGGGGGGGGGGTGCGAGGGGGGGGGTGCGAGGGGGGGGGTGCGAGgggggggggtgcgagagagggggggtgcgagagagggggggtgcgagagaggggggggtgcGAGAGGGGGGGGtgcgagagggaggggtgcgagagggaggggtgcgagaggggggggtgagagagagagggggggaagagaggggggaagagaggggggaagagagggggaagagaggggggaagagaggggggaagagaggggggaagagaggggggaagagagggggggagagaggggggaagagaggggggaagagaggggggaagagaggggggaagagaggggggaagagaggggggagggggagggggagggggagggggaggaaagagagagagaaaggggggggagagagtgaaagggggagggggagggagaaagagagaggggacagatgaGTTGGAAGGGGAGGTGAGTTGGGGAGGGAAGAGGAAGACAGAATGGGAGGAAAGACAGAGTGAGggaagcacagagagagagagagagagagagtgtgtgagggaaggGAGTGAGCATCGCAGAAAGAAGGGAAGAATTAAAAGTTAATGAAACTGTAACAAATGCGCATGTTTAAGAAAATAAAATGGTGTTGACAGATGCAGCTTCAATCTTTCATTagtcctcccccctccctcaccaccccactCTGAGATcatttcccccaccccacacccaccacgTGTGCGCGCAGTGGTCCTGAGGCATGTGTTTGATattactgggggggggggggggggggggcagccctgggagagagaaggggggcgcTGTGGATGGGCTGGGGAATGTGACTCTTTCAGGAAGGGTTGGAGAAGTGGGGGGGGTGTGTCAGCGGGGGAGTGgtgcagaggggaggggagggtcgtGCCGGTGCGGCAGTCCGGTCAGACAGACACCCCACCCTCTCGCCCGGGCTCACCATCCAACCCAAGGCTGAACACCACCACGAGGTGACCAGCTGCATTTCCGTAGCACTTTTGACACGACAGAGGTGACCTGAGCACTGGTTGGTCACCCCCGACTCATCACCCCCCTCTCCACGGCATGTGCTTCTGCGTGTGGGACTGAACACAACGCGATGGGATCGCGCCTCTcccttggggagggggagggggcggtgggaGAAGAGTTCAGGGTGGGGAAGAACAGGAAcaagtgtgtgtgggagggggagggggctgcGAGATCTCAGCTTCGGCCCCCAGCCCGCCCAACCCTCGCTTGCAATCCACTTGCGATTCCCCACCGAGTCGAAGAGCTGGTGCTGAGGACGAAGTGGCTGCAGGAGGGGTTGCTGCGGTCATTCCAGGGAGcagggaggcctgtgaccacttcCCCACAGCCAAGCCGAGATCCCCGACGCCTACCGCCCCTCCCAAccgcccctcccctctcctcccgtAGCGACACGAAGGGGACTCACAGGGGCCACTTCCCGTGGCTGCGGTCCTTGCGGTGGGGTCGCCCTGGAGTCTGGGGGCCACAACCCCCCCCAGATCCACTGCAGGTAGCTGGCCAGCACCAGGACACACAGAAAGGTGAAGTTCGTGGCCACCCCGATGATGGCGGAAGTCACGGGGAACCTGTACAAGATGTACCTGTAAGGGGAGGGAGGACAGAGATGTGAAGGAGGGGTGTGAGACACGAGACAGGGGCTGAGAGAGGGGCAGctgggggagagggacagacacagGCCGACGGGGAGATCAAGGAGTTTAGGGTGGGGGACTGAATACGTTCGACTTCAGTGTCCCAGACTCCACCCACCCACTGTCTAAAACAACCAGCACTAAaataacactgaccctccgacagtgcggcactccctcagcactgaccctccgacagtgcccactccctcagacagtgcggcactccctcagcactgaccctccgacagtgcccactccctcagcactgaccctccgacagtgcggcgttccctcagtactgaccctccgacagtgcccgctccctcagcgctgaccctccgacagtgtggcactccctcagcgctgaccctccaacagtgcagcactccctcagcgctgaccctccaacagtgcagcactccctcagcgctgaccctccaacagtgcccactccctcagcgctgaccctccgacagtgcccgctccctcagcgctgaccctccgacagtgcccactccctcagcgctgaccctctgacagtgcggcactccctcatcaatgaccctcccacagtgcccactccctcagcactgaccctcacacagtgcccactccctcagcattgaccctccgatagtgcccactccctcagcgctgaccctccgacagcgcggtgCTCCCTTGGGACACACCCAGATCACCCCGGCCCTGAAACACGTCGGCGCCCGTGGTTCCCACCGGATACATGTTCTGTCTCCACCCTGCGCCTCACTTTCGCCAACTCTGACAATCTCCCCAAACGTGGGAGCACTGAAGTGGGGCCGGGTGGGGGGCGGCCAACCTGCAGTTCCAGAGCGCGGAGTCTGCGTGTCTACGTACGATGCCCCACTCGGCTGAATAGCAAGAGCAAACCAAGGCATTGCCGGATCCCGCCTTCGCACAGGCTGCGGTGGCGCTGTGCTGGGGTGgcagggagctggggtgggggtggggagtttgTACCGGGAGGGGTCCTCACCGTATTCCCGTGAAGTGGGCGTGGATCTGCAGCTGGGCCTTGTAGATCTCGATGCGCCTGGTCTGGATCTCGATCACGGCCCCCATCGTCGGCATGTACTGAGCAGAGAAACACAGGGAGAGGGGGGTCagacccatcccctcccccccccacccccaacacccacaGCGCCCCTGCCCTTCGGGCTGGTACTGCCCTCCTGGCCGAGAGGAGGGAATGCTGCTGCCCGGGCCCACCCATACTTCCGTGAGGTGCTTCCTTAACTCCACACggggttggggggaggaggggaggaccGAGGAGGGGGTTGCAAGATGTGGGAGACGTGTCCACtgacattgggggggggggggggagaagctCTCAAAGGAAGGGGGCACGAtttcacagagaaaaaaaaaggatttgAGAAGGGAATTTCTTTTCCCAGAGGAgagtttggaattctctatcccggAAGGAGAGAGtgttttaagaagggagggagagcgaGCGGTTTTGGAGATCTTGATGAGTAACCGTGGGCGCGGACCACAACAGGCCCCTCCTTCCAAAAAGGCAAGGagaggctggaggggctgaatggcctgctccccaTTTGGACATTCAGCTCGGCTTCAGTAACCGCCCctttgagggagggaggggtgagagggaaagggcCGTCCTCACTCAGGTCTGGCCTGCCCATGACCCCGGGGACATAGCCCGAGCCCAGGGGGAGGTAGTCCACTCCAAACTGCTCCCTGCccgtccccccccccccgggctcACCGAGTCCTCCTGGTAGTCCGAGTACATCTCGACCTCGACCACCTGCGCCTGCTCCACCAGGCCGGTGACAAACAGCGGGGCGTACACCAGCGTGTCCAGGGTCTGCAGCAGCCACGATTTGTAATGTAGCATCGCCTGGCCAGAACAACACACACCGCGGTTACACAGTGTCCCCCACAGCACACACCGCAGTTACACAGGGTATCTCACAGAGCACACCGCAGTTACACAGGGTATCTCACAGAGCACACCGCTGTTACACAGGGTATCTCACAGAGCACACCGCTGTTACACAGGGTATCTCACAGAGCACACCGCTGTTACACAGGGTATCTCACAGAGCACACCGCTGTTACACAGGGTATCTCACAGAGCACACCGCTGTTACACAGGGTATCTCACAGAGCACACCGCTGTTACACTGTGTCtcccacagctctctctctctctctctctcacacacacacacacacacacacacacacacacacacacacacacacacacacacacacacacagtgtcatCTCTCATTGACATTCAAGAGTCCAGGCCAGAGAAGACCACCTGCCACTGGGAGGGTGGTACATCGCCCAGCGTTTTAACATGGTCACTCTCTGAGGGAAAGCCTTTGTTATTTGGCTGGTGCCCTCTCTGACACATCTACAACTCAGAGCACCAGTGTTGCGAGAGAGATAGGGGCCATTAGTCCTCGCAGTTGCAGGTCGCTCTGGAGTCTCTGTCCAACTGCCCCCTTCGTTTATACCCATGATGACATCAATATTTCTTACAATAAGATTACTCCTGTgctgtcaaaaccatcagatttaaattgaaTCTTTTTTTTGGTATCTGATGCCTGGTTCAAGTTGATTGGCTAAATTAAGAAGCCTACTGACTTGGTAACaactgctgcctggcctgttaaCTGTCTGGCCTTTCGATTCCGATGTCTCAGTCTGTCTCTGGACTGGCAAACGTTTGAGCTCCTCACAGGTATCCATTTTAACTCTCAGCACTGAGAAAACACCAGCTCTTAAAAGGGACCACGCAAAGTTTTTTTCCTCTCTTCCCCCATTCTACAATTGTGCTAATTCTACACACGCCCAATTCTGTCTTCCAACCTCCCGATCTACAATTCCGCGACCCAACTTCGCCACCAATTTCGAACCACCCCTCCGACATTCGCCTCCAAACGACAGTGGGGGTCCCGGTTCCATTTCCCTCCCATAGCGGCCCCACACGGACCCAGGGATATCACAGCTGTCACCCACTGAGAGCAAGTCAAGACAGAAAGCTGTGGGCCCGGGGTGGCCTAGTCCAGGGGTTTGACTCGAGAATCtccctcggggggggggggggggggggggggggggagtctgtCGTAAGGGCAGTCAACCGGATTAAGATTAAACTGAggacaaccccaccccccccgccccaacactTAAAGTGGGCATGAGGAATCTTGTGACCCCTCCTTGAAGGAACAGGAGAAATTTCCCTGGTGTCCTGGGGTCAATGCTGGTACCTGAAGGTCCTGTGACATCTTTAGTAAGCTGAAATAGCGGAAagcgaagaagcattaatttatacgGGAAAGATTACGCCTCTTCTCCTAAAAGCAAAAATCCTCTTCTCGTTTCTTTTGGTTaaagcagctgtacaggacattggttaggccactgtttggtatgctttcctttattggtcagagtattgagtacaggagttgggagggtcatgttgtggctgtacaggacattggttaggccactgttggaacattgcgtgcaattctggtctccttcctatcggaaagatgttgtgagacttgaaagggttcaggaaagatttaccaggatgttgccagggttggaggatctgagctacagggagaggctgaacaggctggggctgttttccctggagcgtcggaggctgaggggtgaccttataatggtttacaaaattatgaggggcatggatagggtaaatagacaaagtcttttccctggggtcagagagtccagaactagagggcataggttgagggtgagaggggaaaaaagacctaagggacaactttttcacacagagggtggtgtgtgtatggaatgagctgccagaggatgtggtggaggctggtacaattgcaacatttaagaggcatttggatgggtatatgaataggaagggtttggagggatatgggccgggtgctggcaggtgggactagattgggttgggatatctggtcggcatggacgggttgggccgaagggtctgtttccatgctgtccatctctctaTGAGGTACGCGCGTAGGTCCTTCTGTGAAAGCCAAGAGGTATAACTCGAACCTTCGAAAAGCAGGGGCTTTCCGTACACGTTCTGCAATCCACACTGGCTTTAAAAACGATACCCAGATTTGTCTGCACCACTGTTGCTGGGAGCTGGAGGGAAATCGACTGGCTCTTTCCCAGAAAGGAATCGAGTGAGCTCTGTCGGTGCTTCCCCCCTGACCCCGGCAGAAGGGACTCACCGATCTGGAAACGCTGGAGATCTCGCTCCCTTCCTTGGTGTAGCAGGTCATCCTCACCATAAACATTCCCAAGTTCTGGTTGATGGGAGACTCCGGCATCAGGAGCCGGAGGCAAATCCGGTAGGAGGTCCCGTATGTCATCAcctggagggaggaga includes the following:
- the LOC132836180 gene encoding uncharacterized protein LOC132836180 gives rise to the protein MWSGCTHLFNDETDTDNGTGRLEGRPKAVVWSGSSGAALDKGQGGRTDCDSQGLLCSYPVGNISLLRNGKEKVMTYGTSYRICLRLLMPESPINQNLGMFMVRMTCYTKEGSEISSVSRSAMLHYKSWLLQTLDTLVYAPLFVTGLVEQAQVVEVEMYSDYQEDSYMPTMGAVIEIQTRRIEIYKAQLQIHAHFTGIRYILYRFPVTSAIIGVATNFTFLCVLVLASYLQWIWGGLWPPDSRATPPQGPQPREVAPLQTSFAPGPGTMRRRMTGSRGVAMESGQQQVYSSTPTHSAAGTLWPSGNQPLNTSDASGFDSSSTFWGSTARSDQGSYMSDFRARGVQDPLGRVDTNSVKLDQSGREVPAEGSGRFERASLKSEQSMKGVSGKLDNIGAMDRSSIHSRHSNPVTPLQTPSVQTLLRGMPDQSVAEGTVFGYSGEDMPTPVAVGLDSSEPWIPGLQHSRTEPQ